Below is a genomic region from Rosa chinensis cultivar Old Blush chromosome 5, RchiOBHm-V2, whole genome shotgun sequence.
AATGATTTTAATTGTAGGAAGATGTGCAACTGATGGTGGATACTGGTTTAGAAGCGTATAGATTTTCCATCTCATGGTCAAGACTTATACCCAGTACGTATATAGTAGTACGTTACCACTTATGATTAATCCATCCATACCTTCCATATAGAGATATAATGAACTCAAATTTATTGTATGTCCACGTTATTGTTCTAGATGGAAGAGGACCCGTGAATCCAAAGGGTGTACAATATTACAACAATCTCATTGACCAACTAATCAGCAAAGGTAACCAAATACGTGCATATATGTATGCTTGTAagtttcctatatatatatatatatatacagtcattatatatatatatatatatatgtatatatacacgACTTTGCTCAAGTGCGGATATCtatacctaagcaaaaggtacggatttccatatttgacccattttcaatcatattttcacatcttaatcgttcagtttttaggttctaatgtatagataatctttacaaattttcagccaaattgatgatcgttaagacatccaaaactgcaatttacacgaacgaactcaatctgtcaaaccggaaccgttcgtgtttataatcgTAACTTACAGTTttagatgccttaatgatcatcaatttggctgaaaatttgcataagtgatctactcatatatacctaaaaactgaacggttaagatgtgaaaatgtgatcgaaaagtaggtcaaaactggaaatctgTTCCTTAGCTTAGGAACGGACGTCGGCAGCCAAGAAGGGCTTCTCCACTGCGGACTTCCGCAGTttttcttaggtacggattttaggttttgacccacttttcgatcatattttcacatcttaaccattcagtttttaggtcctaatgtatagatcacctttgcaaaatttcaaccaaattggtgatcgttaaggcatcaaaaactgcaatttacaacaaagTACACAAACGGTTCCAGTTcggcagattcggttcgttcgtgtaaattgcagtttttgatgccttaatgatcaccaatttggctgaaattttgcagaggtgatctatacattaggacctaaaaactgagcggttaagatgtgaaaatatgatcgaaaagtaggtcaaaactggaaatccgtaccttttttcTTAGGTGCTGATAGCCGCACCTGaacaaagttatatatatatatgtgtgtgtgtgtgtgtgtgttcaatTAACAAATCAATTTGTAGCATGCATGCAGGAATCCAGCCTCATGTTACTTTACACCACAGTGATCTCCCACAGGCACTCGACGATGAGTATGGAGGATGGGTTAGCCCAAAGATTGTGTATGTGGAAATATTATCCTATACATATCTAAAAAAATGTGTATGTAGATGTGGATAAATATTAATTATTGGATTGGGTTCTGATATTGCAGAAAAGACTTCACTGCATATGCAAATGTTTGCTTCGAACAGTTTGGCGATCGAGTTGGGCATTGGACTACTATGAATGAGCCAAATGTATTTGTACTCGGGGGTTATGATATTGGATTCCTTCCACCACAACGATGTTCAGCTCCATTTGGTCTTAATTGCTCGAGGGGTAACTCCTCAACTGAGCCATACATGGCAATTCATTATTTCTTGTTATCTCATGCATCAGCAGCAGCACTCTACAAGCATACCTACCAGCACAAGCAGCGTGGGTTTATAGGCATCAATGTATTTGCCTATTGGTTTGTTCCTCAAACCGAAACCCATCAAGACCAAGTTGCTACTCAAAGAGCCCTCGACTTCTATTTTGGTTGGTAAGTAGGGTtgattaattgccttaatttattataataGTTGATTATCGATATCGATTTGATGTGATATATGTCTGTCAGGGTTATGCATCCTTTGGTGTATGGAGAGTACCCTCAAGTAATGAAAAAGAATGCAGGCTCTAGAATTCCAACGTTCACCAGTGCTGAGTCTTCAAAGGTCAAGGGTTCCTTCGACTTCATTGGACTTAATTACTATAACACATTGTATGCCAGTGACAACTCTGCCGCATTAAACATTCAAAACAGAGACTATGTAGCGGATTCGGCAACCCAGATTTCTCGTACGGTGGTGATTTTTACATTCTGCTTCTTTTTGTGTAATTTTTCGTCTTCGTTTTGTGCATAGCTCGTGAATGTTAATTTCTTATGACTAATTATATGTGCATGCATGCAGCTTTGGATTACAATACATCAACGTTGGAGGTACGAACAATTCATCAGTAACTAATTAATTAGAAGTTGATGCATATATCAGCTAAGCTAGCTAGATATATTAATGAATTTGAGTATGTATTGAATTGATTGGATTGGATGAATGATATCAGTTTCCGATAACACCTTGGGGTATGGAAGGACTGTTGGAATATATCAAACAACGCTACGGCAATCCTCCCTTATATATCCATGAAAATGGTAACTAACTGATTAATTAATTTTCTCTATCTCTTCGCTCATAGCTGAACTAGTTGATTGATAATAGTatttgatggatggatggatgTGCAGGCCAACAAACTCGACGTAATTCTTCGTTGGAAGATTGGTCCAGAATCGAATATTTGCATGGACACGTTCACAGTTTGCTTAATGTTATAAGGTATGCACCTACCTACATCCATCTCTAACTAGCTTGTTTAAGTGTTAAGATATAAAGTTTAATTATTCTATGTTTATGAAGTTAAAACAGTTGTTTCAAACCTAATGATTGAGATTATAAGCGGTATAATCTTCTGTGAAGTTTTCATGTTTTATTAGATTCATTACTGATCTCGATCACCATACAAATTTGATGTGCATGAAACTAGGAATGGATCAAATGCTAGAGGCTATTTTACCTGGTCTCTCTTGGATTCAATTGAGCTTTTGGGTGGCTATGAAATAAGCTACGGCCTTTATTACATCGATTTGGACGATCCGGATTTAAAAAGACAGCCTAAACTCTCTGCACATTGGTACTCAAAGTTTCTAAAGAACAAAAACATCACTCCACGTTCAGATTCAGATGCTGATCAGCATTACTTCTTTCAGTAGataattttgttgtatatatgtTTGAAGTTAAACTTATTCATCACTTCAAGCATAATCAAAACTAGATGAAGAATGATCAAacagctttttttttctttacactCATATATTCTTGGCTTCATTCCTTTTCAGCTCATTCCacgaacaatttttttttcttcccaaaatcagatcataattttttttttaggacgACGGTCCTTTTTAACAAAAGGCATGTgacttattttttatttttgattataAGCAGGGGACATTTCATAGTATAGTTATTTGGATTTTAGGAGGTGGAGATGAAGGTTTTGTATGAAGATGAAGAGGGAAAGGAGATATAATGGGGTGGTATGGGTGATGGTCTCTTGAATGAGAGAATAGGTGCATAAATAGGAGAAGAGATAGGTATGAAATGATGATGAGAAGCAAAAGGGAGCAACTCTACCCTTGTTAGAAAAGGTATGGAGCAAGGAGATTATTGAGTGTTGGAGTGGGTTTTAGGTCCCAATACTAAGAGAGAAATGTAATGTAGGGATGACGTGTTGTGAGTaggtaatgatggagaaaatatGGTGATTAAGACCTACTAAACATAGCAGATTTTTGTAATGATGGGAGTGGAATTTTGGGCAATATGGGGAGTTGAAATGGTGTGAGAAAGAGGGAAAAGAGATGGAGTTGGTTTTGAACTAAAAGGGTTAGGATTTGATTATGAGAGAATAATGGTGAATTGATGTAATGATATGCGTCTAATGTTGCTCCTCCATGAATATGGCTGAAAAATACATGGCACCACCGAAAAATACATGGcaccaccatgagcggtggttCGCCGGAATCctaaattttactttttggtCCACAGTTTTAACCGTCATTTTTCCTAGCTCCGATTGTCCACTTCAAAGCCTCAAAATAGATCATTTCCTCATTCTTGCAATATTCCATGATAAACAAGAGAATGATTTAGTAAAAGCTAAAATATGCTAGAAAACAAGTTAAATTCGATATCTAAGGGAATGCATATTGTTTCTGTTGAATAGATGGGTATGGTCTAGTCCAGCAAAATCATGAGGTGTCTTGTCACTATGGGTCTCGTTTATCAGTGAAACAaacaaaggtcagagggaagaccggatGTGCCGGCCTTCGACgctccaatgcctaagtcagtatcgttataagataaagataatggaaagcgataaTAAATACCTCTTTAAGATGTTAGAGATGACCCATTTGAAAGGGATTTGGGGGGATGCAGTCCCCCTGTTTCTAGTGTGGGACGTTTAGGTTCCTGATTTCACCCTAAGGGATATCGCGACCCTTGTCTCGGCATATCTTTGCTATCCTTTTGTGGCTAGATGAGCCATGTGCTTCTGGTATTTGTGATTGAGAGGTATATATAtactaacatatatatatgtatgtatatatatgtatgtatacacacacacacgtaaatTATGGTCTGACAACAGCTCTACCCTTCTCAGTGATTTTTCTGTATCAAAAACTAAACCTACCTCATCAATCAAACAGTGCGAGCATTACTACACTCTtataatcaaaatcaaaagcaaaAGGCGCTCAATTGTTCTTAGAAGAAAAACTCAAGGaaaacgaaaacaaaattgCACAAACGAAAATGAAAAACTCAAGCAAGctctttcttcttgaaattgagCAGAAACGGACGTACCTGTAAATTGGATCAACATCGTCAAAAGCAGAGCAACAGAGTGCAACAAGCCATCTGATTCGAAACTCAACTAACAAAAGCCTCGAGGTTTCTAGAGCTGGCAATGAGGAATGTTCACACTCATAAAATTGAAGATTGATTGAGTTCAAAGAGAGTGAAAGATAGAGAGGTGAGTGAGTTGAGGTGAGGAGGATGAGGAGGGGAGACTCGAATTGAGGGGATTCTGGTTTTGGGTGGGTAATCAAGGTAATATGGGAAGCAGAGATCAAAATCTCGCATGTGAGGACTAAAATCCATTTTGAGAACGATATCGCAGTAATTTtaacaaaatattattttaatcGTAGTTGGGCATGAAAAATCAGGGATTAAGCCTGCTATTCTCCTTGAGCCTGGGTTTCGTGTCCTATTATTCTCCTTGAGTCGGGGTTtcgtgtccttatttgtattgAATTTACAAAAGTTGAGTTTTCTGTTTTTCCAACTTTTGTCTGGTGTTACTATGcagttttctattattttttattcctctcttttttctttaatttttttttaatctggtTTATCATCTAGATCCATCCATCAGAAACAATCATCTTTCTTATGGCTTATATTCTTTTCTAAGATATttttcataaaataaataaaaaaataaatcatataGAATCCAAAGTAGAGTCATCATGGAATTaatgtacattttttttctcaattttttctaGGCAAAAGAAAGTATTCTTTGACAGGCCATGTTCCCTCAAACCCAGCCACAACCTCTACCAATGGATTAAGACAAAGATCAACCACCACGTATCTGGATCCCGAAAACGGATGCGATCCCATGAAAAGCGTCAAGCACCCACACGGCAGCCAAAGTCGCCACCGACAAACCATCGCGAAGACAAGGAGGAGATCCAAGATGAATCTACAAGTGTCTTTGACATTATATTTAATGTTGTTAACGTGGTAGattcaattaaaattaaaatagctAATATATACATGAGGTGATTGTTTATACATAGAAATAATAGACCAATGCACAAACATAGTTTATTTGATGTTTTTTGGATACAAAACTTTTAGCACATCAGTTTCCTTCCATTACCATAAATATTTACATCAAAAATTCAATTTCCAATGGAAACGAAACAATTAAAATGGATCCAACACAAAATCATTGACATGACACCACAGATACTGAACCCAAATTTCAAAGTATTAGAAGAGACTGAGCAAATGCAATTAACAACATCCACAGGTTGTAAGGAAGTAGATATAACCTTCTTCAATTGCAACAGAGTAGTCCCTCTTCTTTGAACCGGTTACTTGCATGCGTGATCATAGCTTACAACAATATTTCTAAACAAATCTCTATTTTGAGAGTTTTCATCTAAAACCCTAAtgtaagtttggagaactcatAATATAAATTATTGATCATGTAGACAAGAAACCCATATCGGATGATAAAACCCCAAAACATTACTCAAGATAACCAAGAATTACACATACAACCCtaaatcaaaatgtcaaaaacGCAACTTCCTAATTCAATTGATTGACGTCTCACACTTATATGAAATCCAATAACAATATTATAACCTTACGAAATAAGTTCAGAATGGAGTGATATATATTCTGCAGATATGTAGATGGAGAGAATAAGAGTTTCTTTCCTTATTGATGTCGATTTCTTTTGGTTCAGTCCATAATGAAGTCGAGTATAAAA
It encodes:
- the LOC112165244 gene encoding beta-glucosidase 11 isoform X2 gives rise to the protein MHGATGDIACDEYHKYKEDVQLMVDTGLEAYRFSISWSRLIPNGRGPVNPKGVQYYNNLIDQLISKGIQPHVTLHHSDLPQALDDEYGGWVSPKIVKDFTAYANVCFEQFGDRVGHWTTMNEPNVFVLGGYDIGFLPPQRCSAPFGLNCSRGNSSTEPYMAIHYFLLSHASAAALYKHTYQHKQRGFIGINVFAYWFVPQTETHQDQVATQRALDFYFGWVMHPLVYGEYPQVMKKNAGSRIPTFTSAESSKVKGSFDFIGLNYYNTLYASDNSAALNIQNRDYVADSATQISPLDYNTSTLEFPITPWGMEGLLEYIKQRYGNPPLYIHENGQQTRRNSSLEDWSRIEYLHGHVHSLLNVIRNGSNARGYFTWSLLDSIELLGGYEISYGLYYIDLDDPDLKRQPKLSAHWYSKFLKNKNITPRSDSDADQHYFFQ
- the LOC112165244 gene encoding beta-glucosidase 11 isoform X1 encodes the protein MSLSSIHSSMLRMVLQLQLLLFLCFIILLGIPLNLSLAFDLELGNDEFKRDDFPPPPDFVFGASSSAYQVEGAADQDGRTPSILDTYTHAGKMHGATGDIACDEYHKYKEDVQLMVDTGLEAYRFSISWSRLIPNGRGPVNPKGVQYYNNLIDQLISKGIQPHVTLHHSDLPQALDDEYGGWVSPKIVKDFTAYANVCFEQFGDRVGHWTTMNEPNVFVLGGYDIGFLPPQRCSAPFGLNCSRGNSSTEPYMAIHYFLLSHASAAALYKHTYQHKQRGFIGINVFAYWFVPQTETHQDQVATQRALDFYFGWVMHPLVYGEYPQVMKKNAGSRIPTFTSAESSKVKGSFDFIGLNYYNTLYASDNSAALNIQNRDYVADSATQISPLDYNTSTLEFPITPWGMEGLLEYIKQRYGNPPLYIHENGQQTRRNSSLEDWSRIEYLHGHVHSLLNVIRNGSNARGYFTWSLLDSIELLGGYEISYGLYYIDLDDPDLKRQPKLSAHWYSKFLKNKNITPRSDSDADQHYFFQ